A genomic segment from Dechloromonas denitrificans encodes:
- the mrdA gene encoding penicillin-binding protein 2, with translation MGDFHNPEADIDRFRFRVGFAAVAVLLAFGILLGRFIWLQVIHYDFYRTRAEDNRIALIPIVPNRGVITDRNGVVLARNYSAFTLEITPSQVDNLETAIDELSAIIDIQPKDRKRFKRLLDEAKNFESIPIRTRLTDAEVAKFAAQRYRFPGIEVKARLFRQYPLANVASHAIGYIGRITDRDLKWIEESEKQATYKGTDHIGKTGLEQHYEFELHGETGYEEVEIDAGGRALRSLKRIAPVSGNNLALTLDAKLQQITEQAFGDRKGALVAIEPSTGGILALVSNPTYDPNLFVDGITPENWRELNEHPSKPMVNRAINGAYPPGSTFKPFMALAALEMGKRTPNQAINDPGYFNFGNHQFRDDKKGGHGSVDMYKSIVHSCDTYYYILANDMGIDNIAKFMGQLGFGQRTGIDIGKDDYGESKGVLPSQEWKKQRFKKPEQQKWYAGETISIGIGQGYNAYTPIQLAQATATVANNGVMFRPHLVRYIVDTKTGEKRPVEPQPIRDLQLKQQNVDVIRRAMVGVNKEGTGTRAFAGAPYEAAGKTGTAQVFSLKGAQYKEGAVKKELRDHALFIAYAPADKPTIALAVLVENGGFGAQSAAPIARMVLDYYLLGKLPAGAAKEDSDAIEEDTEE, from the coding sequence GTGGGCGATTTCCATAATCCCGAAGCCGATATCGACCGATTCCGCTTCCGCGTCGGTTTCGCAGCGGTTGCCGTTCTGCTCGCCTTCGGCATTCTGCTCGGTCGCTTCATCTGGCTGCAGGTCATCCATTACGATTTTTACCGGACACGGGCCGAAGATAACCGCATTGCCCTGATTCCGATCGTCCCCAATCGTGGCGTCATTACCGACCGCAACGGCGTAGTTCTGGCGCGCAATTACTCAGCCTTCACGCTCGAAATCACCCCCTCCCAGGTCGACAACCTTGAAACGGCGATCGATGAGTTGTCAGCCATCATCGATATCCAGCCGAAGGATCGCAAACGTTTCAAGCGCCTGCTCGATGAGGCCAAGAATTTCGAATCGATTCCCATCCGGACTCGCCTGACCGATGCCGAAGTCGCCAAATTTGCCGCCCAGCGTTACCGCTTCCCAGGCATCGAGGTCAAAGCCCGACTGTTCCGCCAATATCCGCTGGCCAATGTTGCGTCACATGCCATCGGCTACATTGGCCGCATCACCGACCGCGACCTGAAATGGATCGAAGAGTCTGAAAAACAGGCCACCTACAAAGGCACCGACCACATCGGCAAAACCGGCCTGGAGCAGCATTACGAATTTGAACTGCATGGTGAAACCGGCTATGAAGAAGTCGAAATCGATGCCGGTGGCCGCGCCCTGCGCAGTCTGAAACGAATTGCCCCGGTTTCCGGCAACAATCTGGCACTGACACTGGATGCCAAGCTTCAGCAAATTACCGAACAGGCCTTCGGTGATCGCAAAGGGGCGCTGGTTGCCATTGAACCATCGACCGGCGGCATCCTGGCCCTGGTTTCAAATCCGACGTACGACCCCAATCTGTTTGTCGATGGCATCACCCCGGAAAACTGGCGGGAACTGAACGAGCACCCAAGCAAGCCGATGGTCAACCGTGCGATCAACGGCGCCTACCCTCCCGGCTCGACCTTCAAGCCATTCATGGCGCTTGCCGCACTTGAAATGGGCAAGCGAACACCGAATCAGGCCATCAACGATCCTGGCTACTTCAATTTCGGCAATCACCAGTTCCGCGATGATAAAAAAGGCGGACATGGCAGCGTGGATATGTACAAATCCATCGTCCATTCCTGTGACACGTATTACTACATCCTGGCCAATGACATGGGGATCGACAATATTGCCAAGTTCATGGGGCAGCTTGGTTTTGGCCAGCGGACCGGTATTGATATCGGCAAGGATGATTACGGCGAATCAAAAGGCGTGTTGCCCTCGCAAGAGTGGAAAAAGCAGCGCTTCAAAAAACCGGAGCAGCAGAAATGGTACGCCGGCGAAACGATTTCGATCGGGATCGGGCAAGGCTACAACGCCTACACCCCGATTCAGCTCGCCCAGGCGACGGCCACCGTGGCCAATAACGGGGTCATGTTCCGCCCGCATCTTGTGCGTTATATCGTCGATACCAAAACAGGCGAGAAGCGCCCGGTCGAGCCACAGCCCATTCGCGACCTCCAACTCAAGCAGCAGAACGTCGACGTCATCCGCCGGGCGATGGTCGGCGTGAACAAGGAAGGAACGGGGACGCGGGCTTTCGCTGGTGCGCCTTACGAAGCAGCCGGCAAAACCGGAACGGCCCAGGTTTTTTCCCTGAAGGGAGCTCAGTACAAGGAAGGGGCTGTTAAAAAGGAATTGCGCGACCACGCCTTGTTCATTGCCTACGCCCCGGCCGACAAACCGACGATTGCCCTCGCCGTGCTGGTTGAAAATGGCGGTTTTGGTGCCCAATCGGCAGCCCCGATTGCCCGGATGGTGCTCGATTACTACCTGCTGGGCAAACTGCCGGCCGGCGCAGCGAAAGAAGACAGCGATGCGATCGAAGAGGACACCGAAGAATGA
- a CDS encoding rod shape-determining protein, with product MFGFLSKYFSNDLAIDLGTANTLIYVRDRGIVLDEPSVVAIRLEGGPNAKKTIQAVGKEAKEMLGKAPGSITVIRPMKDGVIADFTVTEQMLKQFIKKVHDSKLFSPSPRIIICVPSGSTQVERRAIRESAIGAGASQVYLIEEPMAAAIGAGLPVAEATGSMVVDIGGGTTEVGVISLGGMVYAGSVRVGGDKLDEAIINYISRNYGMMIGENTAENIKKRIGSAFPGAEVREMEVSGINKAEGIPRKFTISSNEILEALTDPLNQIVSAVKSALEKTPPELGADIAEKGMVLTGGGALLRDLDRLLMEETGLPVIVADEPLVCVAQGCGLALEKMDKLASIFASD from the coding sequence ATGTTCGGTTTTCTCAGCAAATATTTCTCCAACGACCTAGCCATCGACCTTGGCACGGCAAACACGCTCATTTATGTGCGTGATCGTGGCATCGTACTTGATGAACCTTCGGTCGTCGCCATTCGCCTCGAAGGCGGCCCCAACGCCAAAAAAACCATCCAGGCCGTCGGCAAGGAAGCCAAGGAAATGCTTGGCAAGGCACCGGGTAGCATCACCGTCATCCGCCCGATGAAAGACGGCGTGATCGCCGACTTCACCGTCACCGAACAGATGCTCAAGCAGTTCATCAAGAAGGTGCACGACTCCAAGCTGTTCAGCCCGAGCCCACGCATCATCATCTGTGTGCCCTCCGGCTCGACCCAGGTTGAACGCCGCGCCATTCGCGAATCCGCCATCGGCGCCGGTGCCAGCCAAGTCTACCTGATCGAGGAACCGATGGCCGCCGCAATTGGTGCCGGCCTGCCGGTTGCCGAAGCGACTGGCTCGATGGTCGTCGATATCGGTGGTGGCACAACGGAAGTCGGCGTCATCTCGCTTGGCGGCATGGTCTATGCCGGCTCGGTCCGCGTCGGTGGCGACAAGCTCGACGAAGCGATCATCAATTACATCAGCCGCAACTACGGCATGATGATTGGCGAGAACACCGCGGAAAACATCAAGAAACGCATCGGTTCCGCCTTCCCGGGCGCCGAAGTACGCGAAATGGAAGTTTCCGGCATCAACAAGGCCGAAGGTATTCCGCGCAAGTTCACTATTTCCTCTAACGAAATCCTTGAAGCGCTGACCGATCCGCTTAACCAGATCGTTTCCGCCGTGAAGTCTGCGCTGGAAAAGACTCCGCCGGAACTGGGTGCCGACATTGCCGAAAAAGGCATGGTCCTGACCGGTGGCGGCGCCCTGCTGCGCGACCTCGACCGTCTGCTGATGGAAGAAACCGGCCTGCCGGTGATCGTCGCTGACGAACCGCTGGTTTGCGTTGCCCAGGGTTGCGGTCTGGCGCTGGAAAAGATGGACAAACTGGCTAGCATTTTTGCCTCGGATTAA
- the mreC gene encoding rod shape-determining protein MreC, which translates to MAGIDHAPPPFFKRGPAPLALLTFYVAISLATFVLDLRFRSLDLVRQSVALLIDPVQRVAQTPGSLVDYAANYLQGLQALQNENLELKHAQLNTAPNLQRLVQLEAENERLRKLLTVKEREKANGQVAQILYTARDPFSRKVIVDKGQQSGIVSGQPAIDESGVVGQVTRVFPFSAEITLITDKDQAVPVQIVRSGQRSVIFGLGNGQLELRYMPANADVQVGDVLVTSGLDGIFLPGFPVAKVINIERDSAYSFARIFCVPVAGVENFGEMMILDPRQPLPPAPPESRSRGDGGEKSGQRVKKKRGMKSN; encoded by the coding sequence ATGGCCGGCATCGACCACGCTCCGCCGCCGTTCTTCAAGCGAGGGCCAGCACCGCTGGCCCTCCTGACTTTCTACGTCGCCATTTCGCTGGCGACGTTCGTGCTCGACTTGCGCTTCCGCAGCCTTGACCTGGTCCGCCAGAGCGTTGCCCTGCTGATCGATCCTGTTCAGCGCGTGGCCCAGACACCGGGCAGCCTGGTTGACTATGCAGCCAATTATCTGCAAGGCCTGCAAGCACTGCAGAACGAAAATCTCGAACTCAAGCACGCGCAGCTCAATACTGCACCCAACCTGCAACGACTGGTTCAACTTGAGGCCGAGAACGAGCGCTTGCGCAAACTGCTCACCGTCAAGGAGCGCGAGAAAGCCAACGGACAGGTTGCCCAGATTCTCTACACCGCCCGCGATCCTTTTTCCCGCAAGGTGATCGTCGACAAGGGCCAGCAATCCGGCATCGTTTCCGGTCAGCCGGCCATTGATGAAAGCGGCGTTGTCGGCCAGGTAACGCGCGTCTTTCCATTCTCGGCTGAAATCACGCTGATCACCGACAAGGATCAGGCCGTGCCGGTCCAGATCGTGCGCAGCGGCCAGCGCTCGGTCATTTTCGGCCTTGGCAACGGCCAGCTCGAATTGCGCTACATGCCGGCTAATGCCGATGTCCAGGTGGGCGATGTGCTCGTCACGTCCGGCCTGGATGGCATTTTCCTGCCAGGCTTCCCGGTGGCCAAGGTCATCAACATCGAACGCGACAGCGCCTATTCATTTGCCCGAATTTTCTGCGTACCGGTTGCCGGGGTGGAGAATTTCGGCGAAATGATGATTCTCGATCCGCGCCAGCCACTTCCGCCAGCGCCGCCCGAATCACGCAGCCGGGGTGATGGCGGCGAAAAATCCGGGCAGCGCGTCAAGAAAAAACGCGGCATGAAGAGCAACTGA
- the rodA gene encoding rod shape-determining protein RodA, protein MIDVVGSLRRGWQQLIAHIDFPLLFITMAIMAIGLATVHSATIDGNQRMFSQAGNMGVAMVIMWFVSRLPPQKLMSFAIPLYVIGVILLVAVFLFGIKVNGAKRWLPLGFTRIQPSEIMKIGMPLMLAWYFQKYEATLKFKHYIVASLLLLIPFALIAKQPDLGTALLVGAAGFYVIFFAGLPWKVILGLITAGAAAAPFLWHMLHDYQRKRIMTLIDPTTDPLGSGYHIIQSTIAIGSGGPIGKGYLNGTQTHLEFIPEKHTDFIFAVYSEEWGLLGNALLVFLYILLIGRGLMIASAAPTLFSRLLAGAITLGFFTYAFINMGMVSGILPVVGVPLPFMSYGGTALVTLFLGIGILMSIHTHRMLVKK, encoded by the coding sequence ATGATTGACGTCGTTGGTTCGCTCAGGCGCGGCTGGCAACAATTGATTGCCCACATCGACTTTCCACTGCTGTTCATCACCATGGCGATCATGGCGATTGGACTTGCCACGGTACATTCGGCAACCATTGACGGTAATCAGCGGATGTTTTCGCAAGCCGGCAACATGGGGGTCGCCATGGTCATCATGTGGTTCGTCTCCCGCCTGCCGCCCCAGAAACTGATGAGCTTTGCCATCCCGCTCTACGTCATCGGCGTCATCCTGCTGGTTGCCGTGTTTCTTTTCGGGATCAAGGTCAATGGCGCAAAACGCTGGCTACCACTCGGCTTCACACGGATTCAACCCTCCGAAATCATGAAAATCGGCATGCCGTTGATGCTTGCCTGGTACTTCCAGAAATACGAAGCCACGCTCAAATTCAAGCATTACATCGTTGCATCACTGCTCTTGCTCATCCCTTTCGCCCTGATTGCCAAACAGCCTGACCTCGGCACCGCCCTGCTCGTCGGCGCGGCCGGTTTCTACGTCATCTTCTTTGCCGGCCTGCCGTGGAAAGTGATTCTTGGCTTGATCACCGCCGGAGCTGCAGCAGCGCCTTTTCTCTGGCACATGCTGCACGACTACCAGCGCAAACGCATCATGACCCTGATAGACCCAACCACTGACCCGCTGGGTTCGGGCTATCACATCATTCAGTCGACCATTGCCATCGGCTCCGGCGGCCCGATCGGCAAAGGCTATCTGAACGGTACGCAGACTCACCTCGAATTCATCCCGGAAAAACACACTGATTTCATTTTCGCGGTCTACTCCGAGGAATGGGGATTATTGGGCAATGCCCTGCTGGTTTTCCTCTACATCCTGCTGATCGGTCGTGGCCTGATGATCGCCTCGGCTGCGCCGACACTGTTCTCCAGACTGTTGGCCGGGGCCATCACACTGGGCTTCTTCACCTACGCCTTCATCAATATGGGCATGGTCAGCGGCATTCTGCCCGTCGTCGGTGTTCCGCTTCCCTTCATGAGCTACGGCGGTACCGCACTGGTCACCCTGTTCCTCGGGATTGGCATTCTGATGTCGATCCACACCCATCGGATGCTGGTCAAGAAATGA
- a CDS encoding septal ring lytic transglycosylase RlpA family protein has protein sequence MSLRTALGLVSLLLLAACGSTSPHLPDGTVDTAKGPFSKSPTPTRKPGAVLKRGGGFYKDDGPADEIPDGLDDIPDAEPKWEPLHKPATKPYVVLGKEYVPNNSVRPYKTRGIASWYGKKFHGQKTSIGEPYDMFAMTAAHPTLALPSYVRVTNIQSGKSVVVRITDRGPFHADRVIDLSYTAAYKLGLINGGSGQVEVEAIIPGEYAGTAYNQVSPPAKVARPDDIGEMAQKPLLDDKPAPKGIYLQLGAFANVDNAENLKNHLARELEWINERMFIQPGNGMHRLQLGPYASRSDADRTAEKIQAALGYRPTIISR, from the coding sequence ATGAGCCTCAGAACAGCACTCGGCCTGGTTTCGCTACTGCTGCTGGCAGCCTGCGGCAGCACCTCGCCCCACCTGCCGGATGGCACGGTCGACACCGCCAAAGGGCCGTTTTCGAAATCGCCGACGCCCACCCGAAAACCAGGCGCAGTGCTCAAACGGGGTGGCGGCTTCTACAAGGATGACGGCCCGGCCGATGAAATTCCGGACGGACTGGACGACATCCCTGACGCCGAACCCAAGTGGGAGCCGCTGCACAAGCCGGCCACCAAACCCTATGTTGTACTGGGCAAGGAATACGTTCCGAACAACAGTGTTCGTCCCTACAAAACGCGCGGCATTGCCAGTTGGTATGGCAAAAAATTCCACGGGCAGAAAACATCGATCGGTGAACCGTACGACATGTTTGCGATGACCGCCGCTCACCCCACACTGGCCCTGCCGTCATACGTTCGGGTCACCAATATCCAAAGCGGCAAATCGGTCGTGGTGCGGATTACCGACCGCGGTCCTTTCCACGCCGACCGGGTCATCGATCTTTCCTACACTGCCGCCTACAAGCTGGGTTTGATCAACGGTGGCAGCGGGCAAGTTGAAGTCGAAGCGATCATCCCGGGCGAATATGCCGGGACAGCCTACAACCAGGTCTCGCCGCCCGCCAAAGTAGCCCGGCCGGATGACATCGGTGAGATGGCACAAAAGCCGCTGCTCGATGACAAACCGGCACCGAAAGGTATTTATCTGCAGCTTGGCGCGTTCGCCAACGTAGACAATGCCGAGAACCTGAAAAATCATCTCGCGCGCGAACTGGAATGGATCAATGAACGCATGTTCATCCAGCCCGGCAACGGCATGCACCGACTGCAACTCGGACCTTATGCCAGCCGGAGCGATGCCGATCGTACCGCCGAGAAAATACAGGCAGCCCTGGGCTACAGGCCGACGATCATCAGCCGCTGA
- the gatC gene encoding Asp-tRNA(Asn)/Glu-tRNA(Gln) amidotransferase subunit GatC, which produces MSLTLEQVQRIAHLARIEVSESEALATQGHLNGIFELIEQMQAVDTTGIEPMAHAQDLAQRLREDAVTEADRRAAYLAVAPETEAGLYLVPKVIE; this is translated from the coding sequence ATGTCGCTTACATTGGAACAGGTCCAGCGCATCGCCCATCTCGCCCGCATCGAGGTCAGCGAATCCGAAGCGCTTGCTACTCAGGGGCACCTCAACGGGATTTTTGAATTGATCGAGCAGATGCAGGCGGTTGATACGACAGGCATCGAGCCGATGGCCCATGCCCAGGATCTGGCGCAGCGCCTGCGCGAAGATGCCGTCACCGAGGCGGATCGCCGTGCAGCTTATCTCGCCGTTGCGCCGGAAACCGAAGCCGGTCTTTATCTTGTGCCGAAGGTGATCGAATGA
- the mreD gene encoding rod shape-determining protein MreD, translated as MQPTFSSSRILLPVRPWFIFLSLIGALLLNFLPTANWPGMPDWVALVLCFWSVREFRRVGMGWAFIMGLLMDVADGAVLGQHCFSYVLLAYASAALSRRLLWFPLIQQALQVMPLLFAAQLVQALMRLAVGADFPGWGYFIAPFVATLLWIPATFILLLPQYQPVEQDPDRPI; from the coding sequence ATGCAACCGACCTTTTCTTCCTCGCGCATTCTGCTCCCAGTCCGCCCGTGGTTCATTTTTCTGAGCCTGATCGGCGCCTTGCTACTCAATTTCCTGCCGACAGCCAACTGGCCTGGCATGCCGGACTGGGTCGCGCTGGTGTTGTGTTTCTGGAGCGTCCGCGAATTCCGCCGTGTCGGCATGGGCTGGGCCTTCATCATGGGCCTGCTGATGGATGTCGCCGATGGCGCCGTTCTCGGCCAGCACTGTTTCTCGTATGTCCTGCTGGCTTATGCCTCGGCCGCCCTGTCGCGCCGCCTGCTCTGGTTTCCGCTGATCCAGCAGGCTTTGCAGGTCATGCCGCTGCTCTTTGCTGCCCAGCTCGTCCAGGCCTTGATGCGCCTGGCCGTGGGTGCGGATTTTCCGGGATGGGGCTATTTCATCGCCCCATTCGTCGCGACCCTGCTCTGGATTCCCGCCACGTTCATCCTGCTTCTGCCACAGTACCAGCCGGTCGAGCAGGACCCCGACCGACCGATTTAA
- a CDS encoding response regulator, translating into MSKERVLVVDDEQLNLFIIDEFLEQEELELESHTDPLQAWESLQAPGSDFSLVVLDRMMPGLDGMELLRRMKREPRFADIPVIMQTAASSPDQVREGLEAGAYYYLTKPYEPEALISIVRAALDDRRGRSQLRTRAARLEDAQRLISTVEYRFVTLADVSSLVPILAGLCPVPDVAAPGLSDLMVNAVEHGNLGVTYQEKSLLRWEGDWEAEIERRLVLPQFAHRYATVRAERLPRGVVFTITDQGDGFDWSKYLAFDPDRAFDPNGRGIAMAKMMSFSRLEYLGKGNVVVATVSLDG; encoded by the coding sequence ATGTCCAAAGAGCGCGTACTGGTTGTCGATGACGAGCAACTCAATCTATTCATCATCGATGAGTTTCTCGAACAGGAAGAGCTTGAGCTTGAGTCTCATACCGATCCATTGCAGGCCTGGGAAAGCCTGCAGGCGCCCGGCAGTGATTTTTCGCTGGTGGTGCTCGACCGGATGATGCCGGGGCTTGATGGCATGGAACTGCTCCGTCGCATGAAGCGTGAACCGCGCTTCGCCGATATTCCGGTAATCATGCAGACGGCGGCTTCTTCACCGGATCAGGTGCGTGAGGGGTTGGAGGCCGGGGCTTATTACTACCTGACCAAGCCTTATGAGCCGGAAGCACTGATTTCCATCGTTCGGGCAGCGCTTGATGATCGTCGTGGGCGCAGCCAGTTGCGCACGCGCGCAGCGCGCCTGGAAGACGCGCAAAGACTGATTTCGACGGTTGAATACCGGTTTGTCACGCTGGCCGATGTCAGCAGCCTGGTGCCGATTCTGGCCGGCCTGTGTCCGGTACCGGATGTCGCTGCGCCGGGCTTGTCGGATCTCATGGTCAACGCGGTTGAACACGGCAATCTCGGGGTGACTTACCAGGAAAAATCCCTTTTGCGCTGGGAAGGCGACTGGGAGGCAGAGATTGAACGGCGCCTTGTCCTGCCGCAGTTTGCGCACCGCTATGCCACGGTCAGGGCGGAGCGTTTGCCTCGCGGTGTGGTGTTCACCATCACGGATCAGGGCGATGGTTTCGATTGGAGCAAATATCTGGCCTTTGATCCGGACCGTGCATTCGATCCGAACGGACGTGGTATTGCCATGGCCAAGATGATGAGCTTTTCACGGCTCGAATATCTCGGCAAGGGTAATGTGGTTGTCGCAACCGTCAGCCTCGACGGTTGA
- a CDS encoding ATP-binding protein translates to MTDPPARPTLKAPLEGFAKPAFRVGLTVALFLALFPPAIYFLLEYGRVTEQVATEARAQANLASRVVARNPAGWTVAADSLVEAMVDVRHPAHQSQVEAVGGGLIMTTGSPQPWPSVAATADFLSRGSAVGAVTVNASIRREIGEALLISLGSGLLGLLIFFPFYRLHLASLRKASSVLARSEERFRVLAMISSDWVWEQDADFRFTDMSSGLMRAGLINTSTLGKTRWELPILFAENDWVAHKADLNAHRPFSDLEYPIKTEAGAIHWFSISGAPTFDAAGKFTGYRGTGRDITRAKAAEAELREHRDHLQELVDARTADLVHAKETAERASRAKSEFLSNMSHELRTPLHGILSGARLGGDKVGKADEARLREYFRIIHESGTRLLILLNDLLDLSKLEAGRMVMHRQAMDLEVLVRRIALELHAVFEMRNLQLRVEVSGDAQINGDPERIGQVVRNLMSNASKYSPLGGTITLLLDKASLGTDAVPAVRLRVEDQGPGIPEGELESIFEKFVQSSQTMTGAGGTGLGLAICHEIVTQHCGMIYAENRAAGGACLTALLPAQNLDSYEINH, encoded by the coding sequence ATGACCGATCCGCCTGCCAGACCCACGCTCAAAGCGCCGCTTGAGGGGTTCGCCAAACCTGCGTTTCGTGTTGGCTTGACGGTCGCGCTGTTTCTTGCCCTCTTTCCGCCGGCTATTTATTTTCTGCTCGAATACGGTCGGGTAACCGAGCAGGTTGCCACCGAGGCGCGGGCCCAGGCGAATCTGGCTTCCCGAGTCGTGGCGCGGAATCCGGCTGGCTGGACGGTGGCGGCTGATAGCCTGGTCGAAGCGATGGTGGACGTTCGTCATCCGGCGCATCAAAGCCAGGTCGAGGCGGTGGGTGGTGGCTTGATCATGACGACAGGCAGCCCGCAACCGTGGCCCAGTGTTGCGGCAACGGCAGATTTTCTTTCCCGAGGTTCGGCGGTGGGCGCTGTCACGGTCAACGCCTCGATTCGACGTGAAATTGGCGAGGCCCTGTTGATTTCACTCGGTAGCGGCTTACTTGGCCTGCTGATTTTTTTCCCCTTTTATCGTTTGCATCTGGCCAGCCTGCGCAAGGCCAGTTCGGTGCTGGCGCGCAGCGAAGAGCGGTTTCGCGTACTGGCGATGATTTCTTCCGACTGGGTGTGGGAACAGGACGCTGATTTTCGTTTTACAGACATGTCTTCCGGGCTGATGCGTGCCGGATTGATCAATACGTCGACCCTGGGTAAAACCCGCTGGGAGCTGCCCATTTTATTCGCTGAAAACGACTGGGTGGCACACAAGGCCGATCTCAATGCTCATCGCCCATTTTCAGATCTCGAATATCCAATCAAAACAGAAGCAGGAGCGATTCACTGGTTCAGCATTTCAGGCGCCCCTACCTTCGATGCCGCTGGCAAATTCACCGGTTACCGGGGAACCGGGCGCGACATTACGCGGGCCAAGGCGGCGGAAGCCGAGTTGCGAGAGCATCGTGACCATCTTCAGGAACTGGTCGATGCCCGGACGGCCGATCTCGTTCATGCCAAGGAAACGGCTGAGCGGGCCAGCCGGGCAAAATCCGAATTTCTCTCGAACATGTCGCATGAACTCCGGACGCCGCTGCATGGCATTCTTTCAGGTGCCCGGCTGGGGGGCGACAAGGTAGGCAAGGCAGATGAGGCGCGTTTGCGCGAATATTTCAGAATCATTCACGAGAGCGGTACCCGCTTGCTGATCTTGCTGAACGATTTGCTTGACCTCTCCAAACTCGAAGCCGGGCGGATGGTCATGCACCGTCAGGCGATGGATCTGGAGGTGCTGGTGCGGCGTATTGCCCTTGAATTACATGCTGTTTTTGAAATGCGCAACCTGCAATTGCGTGTTGAGGTCAGTGGAGACGCGCAGATCAATGGCGACCCTGAACGTATCGGGCAAGTTGTGCGTAATCTCATGTCGAATGCCAGCAAATATTCCCCGCTGGGCGGCACGATCACCCTGTTGCTCGACAAGGCCAGCCTTGGCACGGATGCTGTGCCTGCCGTACGGCTGCGTGTCGAGGATCAAGGGCCGGGAATTCCCGAGGGCGAACTGGAAAGTATTTTCGAAAAATTCGTCCAAAGCTCACAAACGATGACCGGTGCAGGCGGAACGGGATTGGGGCTGGCTATCTGCCACGAAATCGTTACGCAACATTGCGGTATGATCTACGCAGAAAATCGCGCCGCTGGCGGCGCCTGTCTGACGGCCCTGCTTCCCGCACAAAATCTCGATTCCTACGAAATCAATCACTGA